The proteins below are encoded in one region of Acidithiobacillus ferrooxidans ATCC 23270:
- a CDS encoding tyrosine-type recombinase/integrase, with translation MIDIEAVTEGFIRWISGPNFRNPYSKATIRIYGRNVHRFLEFLDFDGVERISEASIHLVRKFVMTGQSGGTAPVNTQNVRTGALALFFDYLESTEEHGPFSGNPARALIEDQKHKKGGNVGKATARLRPVLEWDDMDRLQYEASKQETIAGIRDAALIGFIFDTGLRASEICALPHSAAEYYFQGRLRVIGKGDKERLVRFTPEHADRLRAWIRTRARVVSKSDALFLTDEGNALSTQVLYMIVRRLLDRAGIQKAQQGPHLLRHTAASRWLAKGMDLRQVQENMGHSNIGTTSKYLHLLG, from the coding sequence ATGATTGACATTGAAGCGGTAACCGAAGGCTTCATCCGCTGGATATCCGGCCCGAACTTCCGGAATCCCTACTCGAAGGCCACGATTCGCATTTACGGACGCAATGTGCATCGCTTTCTGGAATTTCTGGATTTTGATGGTGTAGAGCGCATCAGCGAAGCCAGCATCCATCTGGTCCGCAAATTCGTCATGACCGGACAGTCTGGCGGCACCGCTCCAGTCAATACGCAGAACGTACGCACAGGCGCGTTAGCGCTTTTCTTCGACTACCTGGAATCCACGGAAGAACATGGGCCGTTTTCCGGGAATCCCGCCAGAGCCCTCATCGAAGACCAAAAACACAAGAAAGGTGGCAACGTCGGCAAAGCTACCGCCAGATTGCGTCCGGTGCTCGAATGGGACGATATGGACCGCTTGCAGTATGAAGCATCGAAACAGGAAACCATTGCCGGAATCCGGGACGCCGCCCTGATCGGATTCATTTTCGATACAGGCCTGCGCGCCAGCGAGATATGCGCCCTTCCCCACTCGGCGGCCGAGTATTATTTCCAGGGCCGATTGCGGGTCATCGGCAAGGGAGACAAGGAAAGGCTCGTGCGTTTTACGCCGGAGCACGCGGATCGCCTACGCGCCTGGATACGGACCCGGGCGCGGGTCGTATCCAAAAGCGATGCCCTGTTTCTCACGGACGAGGGGAATGCCCTGAGCACCCAGGTGCTCTACATGATTGTCCGGCGGCTTCTCGACCGCGCCGGAATCCAGAAGGCGCAACAAGGACCCCATCTCCTGCGGCACACCGCCGCCAGCCGCTGGTTGGCCAAGGGTATGGATCTGCGCCAGGTGCAAGAGAACATGGGGCACAGCAACATCGGAACGACCAGCAAGTACCTGCACTTGCTGGGATAG
- a CDS encoding ParE family toxin-like protein codes for MAKARRIIQAITSGKSPYTAFRGKRLTSNRSIISVPLNNDYRILFRELPGGEKKPIKACTHETYNTKKPK; via the coding sequence ATGGCCAAGGCGAGGCGGATCATCCAGGCCATAACAAGCGGCAAAAGCCCATACACGGCATTTCGAGGTAAAAGGTTAACATCCAATCGGTCCATCATTTCCGTTCCGCTGAATAACGATTACAGAATATTGTTCCGGGAACTTCCCGGTGGCGAAAAAAAACCGATAAAAGCCTGTACCCACGAAACGTACAACACCAAAAAGCCAAAATAG
- a CDS encoding HNH endonuclease: MADVLRLDSAGNPLHWIGQEEAAGYYAKGMVVWTLGEPFRILHGGRNRFTGLQSHMDIHPVISVRGTPWTRWRVPALTNAALFRRDGHLCMYCGRPFKDRDLTRDHIIPTSKGGKDIWTNVVAACKRCNSHKGAMTPEQSGMKLIAVPYTPNQYEFLYLTGRRILADQMEFLRAGFHHLHA, translated from the coding sequence ATGGCGGATGTATTGCGGCTTGATAGTGCTGGCAATCCTCTGCACTGGATTGGCCAGGAGGAAGCGGCAGGCTATTACGCCAAAGGGATGGTGGTCTGGACGCTGGGGGAGCCGTTCCGGATCCTGCATGGCGGGCGCAACCGCTTCACGGGGCTGCAGTCGCACATGGACATCCATCCGGTTATCTCGGTGCGGGGAACTCCGTGGACCCGGTGGCGGGTACCAGCGCTCACCAACGCGGCACTGTTCCGGCGCGATGGCCACCTGTGCATGTATTGCGGACGGCCGTTCAAGGACCGCGATTTGACCAGGGATCACATCATCCCGACCAGCAAGGGTGGCAAGGACATCTGGACCAACGTGGTGGCCGCTTGCAAGCGGTGCAACAGCCACAAGGGGGCCATGACGCCGGAGCAGTCCGGCATGAAGCTAATCGCCGTGCCATACACCCCTAACCAGTATGAATTCCTGTACCTGACCGGACGCAGGATTCTGGCTGACCAAATGGAGTTTCTGCGGGCTGGGTTTCACCACTTGCATGCTTAG
- a CDS encoding SPFH domain-containing protein, translating to MGIMGNTNQSSITRSVITTLDDHGRDVMGLKTVAWKFPETKFVSGSLLTVESTHFAIMKQRGAVLNKYDTGQYPIETPDKPLLGKLVQGMFGGGTDSNPWQMEIIYLQRAKLKIQNKGVATSAEMAEMVYFVDYYTHIDSVDDALKLISHMPFAGDSISTDELADYAGPVIEQSINQILQVTPMERINEKIIEITELCKKHLTEFLGVYGITLNDLKLLVLPRDERMRELISLQAIGLTPHEAVRYYLALKMAEKGLVSAPNAAVGQSFNVGGALGTWNASGMAEIPTGAGQ from the coding sequence ATGGGTATCATGGGGAACACCAACCAAAGCAGCATTACACGCAGCGTTATTACCACGTTAGACGATCATGGCCGCGATGTTATGGGACTAAAGACGGTGGCCTGGAAATTTCCGGAGACGAAGTTTGTTTCGGGATCCCTCCTGACCGTGGAAAGCACCCATTTCGCCATCATGAAGCAGCGTGGCGCGGTGCTGAATAAGTACGACACCGGGCAGTATCCTATCGAGACGCCAGACAAGCCTTTGCTGGGCAAGCTGGTGCAGGGCATGTTCGGCGGCGGAACAGACTCGAATCCTTGGCAGATGGAAATTATTTATCTCCAACGGGCAAAGCTGAAAATCCAGAACAAGGGTGTCGCCACCAGCGCCGAAATGGCCGAAATGGTGTACTTCGTGGACTATTACACCCACATCGACAGCGTGGATGACGCCCTCAAGCTGATCTCCCACATGCCGTTTGCGGGCGATTCCATCAGCACGGATGAACTGGCGGACTACGCGGGACCCGTCATCGAGCAGTCCATCAACCAGATTCTGCAGGTCACTCCGATGGAGCGGATCAATGAAAAGATCATCGAAATCACCGAGCTGTGCAAGAAACACCTGACGGAATTCCTGGGCGTCTACGGCATTACCTTGAACGACCTCAAGTTGCTTGTTCTGCCTCGCGACGAACGTATGCGGGAGCTGATCTCTCTACAGGCCATTGGCCTGACTCCGCACGAGGCGGTGCGCTATTACCTGGCGCTGAAGATGGCAGAGAAGGGGCTGGTCAGCGCACCGAACGCAGCGGTTGGCCAAAGCTTCAACGTGGGTGGGGCCCTGGGCACCTGGAATGCCTCTGGCATGGCCGAAATTCCAACTGGTGCCGGCCAATGA
- a CDS encoding IS110-like element ISAfe3 family transposase → MELQSLFHRVIGLDVHQAQVTACAILTDPDGNVTIERRQFGAFQKDRKALALWCASHRPDTVVMESTGIYWKSPYAALEKVGIQAQVVNARHVKQVPGRKTDVGDAEWLATLARAGLLRGSFVPPAQLRELRLIARQRQNLVGMLSSEKNRLHKVLTDGGIRLGVVVSDIHGQSARAMIQALIQGSPPEAVLRLASRRLKASQEEILDALQGELSASHRFVLDETLRHIESLEAQIARFDVQLLEGLKPQKNALELLQTLPGIDTVGAALLLVEIGDDMSVFGSADRLASWTGLCPGNNESAGKRKSGRTRKGNPYVRRILCECAHAASRTHCALRSKFQSLVVRRGHKRSIIALAHKMLRIIYFMLSHGKYYRDADTDYEALSVQRNASRWIKKLIKFGFLPQHQPA, encoded by the coding sequence ATGGAACTGCAATCCCTCTTTCACCGGGTTATCGGACTGGATGTTCATCAGGCCCAGGTCACCGCCTGTGCCATTCTCACGGACCCTGACGGAAACGTTACGATTGAGCGCCGGCAATTTGGTGCTTTTCAGAAGGACCGGAAGGCATTGGCCCTGTGGTGTGCCTCCCATCGGCCCGATACGGTGGTCATGGAGAGCACCGGGATCTACTGGAAGAGTCCCTATGCGGCCCTGGAAAAGGTGGGGATCCAGGCACAGGTCGTGAACGCCAGGCACGTCAAACAGGTCCCCGGTCGCAAGACCGATGTTGGGGATGCAGAGTGGCTCGCCACCCTGGCTCGAGCCGGACTGCTGCGGGGTTCCTTCGTTCCCCCGGCACAACTGCGGGAGCTGCGGCTGATCGCCCGACAGCGGCAAAATCTGGTGGGCATGCTCTCGTCGGAGAAAAACCGCTTGCACAAGGTGCTGACCGATGGCGGAATTCGACTGGGGGTGGTGGTCAGCGATATCCATGGGCAATCGGCCCGGGCCATGATCCAGGCCCTGATTCAGGGGAGTCCCCCGGAGGCCGTACTCCGACTGGCCAGCCGACGGCTCAAAGCCAGCCAGGAGGAGATCCTGGATGCCCTGCAAGGCGAGTTGAGTGCCAGTCACCGCTTTGTCCTGGACGAGACGCTCCGCCATATCGAGTCTCTGGAGGCCCAAATCGCGCGCTTCGATGTCCAACTGCTGGAGGGCTTGAAGCCGCAAAAGAATGCTCTCGAACTCCTGCAGACCTTGCCGGGCATCGATACCGTGGGTGCTGCCTTGCTGCTGGTCGAAATCGGAGACGACATGAGCGTCTTTGGGAGCGCCGATCGACTGGCCTCCTGGACCGGCCTTTGTCCCGGGAACAATGAGTCTGCCGGAAAACGGAAAAGTGGGCGAACCCGCAAGGGCAACCCGTATGTCCGTCGGATCCTCTGCGAATGCGCCCACGCCGCCAGTCGTACCCACTGCGCCCTGCGCTCCAAGTTCCAGAGTCTGGTCGTCCGTAGGGGGCACAAGCGCTCCATCATCGCCCTGGCCCACAAAATGCTGCGCATCATCTACTTCATGCTCTCACACGGCAAGTACTACCGGGATGCCGATACGGACTATGAGGCACTGAGTGTGCAGCGCAATGCTTCTCGCTGGATCAAGAAACTGATCAAATTCGGCTTCCTGCCGCAGCATCAGCCAGCGTAG